In the genome of Variibacter gotjawalensis, one region contains:
- the dapA gene encoding 4-hydroxy-tetrahydrodipicolinate synthase, which translates to MTAATFRGSYTAMVTPFKDGAVDEATLRALVNWQIEQGTQGLVPVGTTGESPTLNHEEHKKVVEWTLAEVKGRVPVIAGAGSNSTREAVDLAKHAEKAGANAVLVVTPYYNKPTQEGLYLHFKAVNDAIGIPIIIYNIPPRSVIDMSVATMARLYELKNIAGVKDATANLARVSQQRHALGNDFVQLSGEDMTALAYNAAGGHGCISVVSNVAPALCAELQKKSLAGDYAGALVVQDRLTPLHDAVFLEPGLTGAKAGLSLLGRCNEEIRLPMTPVTPAAKEAIRKAMTFAGLLN; encoded by the coding sequence ATGACCGCAGCGACATTCCGGGGTTCCTACACCGCGATGGTCACGCCGTTCAAAGACGGTGCGGTCGATGAGGCGACCCTGCGCGCGCTCGTGAATTGGCAGATCGAGCAGGGCACGCAGGGGCTCGTGCCGGTCGGCACGACGGGCGAAAGCCCGACGCTCAATCACGAGGAGCATAAGAAGGTCGTCGAGTGGACGCTGGCCGAGGTGAAAGGCCGCGTGCCGGTCATCGCCGGCGCAGGCTCGAATTCGACTCGTGAAGCTGTGGACCTCGCCAAGCACGCCGAGAAGGCCGGTGCGAACGCGGTGCTCGTTGTCACGCCGTACTACAACAAGCCGACGCAGGAAGGGCTTTATCTGCACTTCAAGGCGGTCAACGATGCGATCGGGATTCCGATCATCATCTACAATATTCCGCCGCGCTCGGTGATCGACATGTCCGTCGCGACGATGGCGCGCCTTTACGAGCTGAAGAACATCGCGGGCGTGAAGGATGCGACCGCGAACCTCGCGCGCGTCTCGCAGCAGCGCCACGCGCTCGGCAACGATTTCGTCCAGCTCTCCGGCGAGGACATGACGGCGCTCGCCTACAACGCGGCCGGAGGCCACGGCTGCATTTCCGTCGTGTCGAACGTTGCGCCGGCATTGTGTGCCGAGCTGCAGAAGAAGTCGCTCGCAGGCGACTACGCGGGAGCCCTCGTCGTCCAGGATCGCCTGACGCCCCTGCACGATGCAGTGTTCCTGGAGCCGGGCCTCACAGGTGCGAAGGCGGGGCTTTCACTGCTCGGCCGCTGCAACGAAGAGATCCGTTTGCCGATGACGCCGGTCACGCCGGCCGCAAAGGAAGCGATCCGCAAAGCAATGACCTTTGCGGGGCTTTTGAACTAG
- a CDS encoding lytic transglycosylase domain-containing protein, with the protein MTRFARTCLASASALAIALVLSSPAAHSQTTTNQKPAATKPNQKPDGKKADAKKPEPKKTEPEKTEAKKLDPKKPDAKADAKKPAKPDAKKTTATAPVAKPAAKPAAAKPATKPVVAATPANRRPSAAPMTGSMAAPVAAPAYQAAEPEATPQQSNNFFGNAFSASPTVAPTATASAGNIPDEETPRLSYAPTGAVSSSDIDTVKEALSLAKSGRTDAATEKRDQIRDAAGQKLIEWMILRGDDSSANFARYASFAKANPSWPSVRMIQRRAESQMWREKREPGAVFAFFSDQEPAGSTGKLAYARAALAQGDRANAQKYVRAAWREDDFGPDTEAQAMETFGGMITAADQKARMDARLYAEDHETALRAAKRLGSTELAIAQARIAVNRKAGNAGALISAAGGRSDAGLTFSRIQYLRRADKTSEAAQLMLSAPRDADVILNTDEWWIERRLLARKLLDEGNAQAAYRIASGAARPEKKTLQTEQSFTAGWIALRFLKDASSAQRHFAEILKFDKHPTSMARAHYWLGRTAETAGRSGEAQSHYQQAAQHSAAYYGQLARARIGHREMTVRRPNRSGGRTVDLARALDLIYLTGNRDLAITFCADLERVGDSDALAALGEVAMKHNDPRATMMIGKAAIARGLPFDHYAFPTSGIPKYASIGNDADKSTVFAIARQESAFNSRAISSARAMGLMQVMPGTGRMVAKKHGVAFSESKLLNDAAFNAQVGAAELGALLQDFGGSHVLTFAAYNAGRGRAREWIQKYGDPRDPDVDVVDWVERIPFSETRNYVQRVMENMQVYKARFGATRLAIDSDMRGSRTQ; encoded by the coding sequence ATGACCCGCTTCGCACGAACTTGTCTGGCGTCTGCTTCCGCGCTGGCGATTGCCCTTGTGCTCTCGTCGCCGGCCGCGCACAGCCAAACGACCACAAATCAGAAGCCGGCAGCGACGAAGCCGAACCAGAAGCCTGACGGCAAGAAGGCCGACGCGAAGAAGCCCGAGCCCAAGAAGACCGAGCCCGAGAAGACCGAAGCCAAGAAACTCGATCCGAAAAAACCGGACGCGAAGGCCGACGCCAAGAAGCCTGCGAAGCCCGACGCGAAGAAAACAACCGCGACCGCTCCGGTCGCCAAGCCCGCCGCGAAGCCCGCCGCCGCCAAACCGGCCACCAAGCCAGTGGTCGCCGCCACACCGGCCAATCGTCGGCCATCCGCTGCGCCAATGACCGGGTCAATGGCTGCGCCAGTGGCGGCTCCGGCATATCAAGCGGCCGAGCCTGAAGCCACTCCGCAGCAGAGCAATAACTTCTTCGGAAACGCTTTCTCGGCGTCGCCGACCGTGGCTCCGACCGCCACCGCATCGGCTGGGAACATCCCGGACGAAGAGACGCCGCGCCTCTCTTATGCGCCGACCGGAGCCGTGTCCTCGTCCGACATCGACACCGTGAAAGAGGCACTTTCGCTCGCAAAAAGCGGCAGAACCGACGCCGCGACTGAGAAGCGCGATCAAATTCGCGATGCCGCCGGCCAAAAACTCATCGAATGGATGATCCTGCGCGGCGATGACTCGTCGGCGAATTTCGCGCGTTATGCTTCCTTCGCGAAAGCCAACCCGAGCTGGCCGAGCGTGCGCATGATTCAGCGCCGCGCCGAAAGTCAGATGTGGCGCGAGAAGCGCGAGCCAGGCGCCGTCTTCGCATTCTTCTCCGATCAGGAACCCGCCGGCTCGACCGGCAAACTTGCTTACGCGCGCGCCGCGCTCGCGCAAGGCGATCGTGCCAATGCGCAAAAGTATGTGCGCGCGGCCTGGCGTGAAGACGATTTCGGACCCGACACTGAAGCGCAGGCGATGGAGACCTTCGGCGGCATGATCACGGCCGCCGATCAGAAAGCGCGCATGGACGCGCGCCTTTACGCCGAAGATCACGAGACGGCGTTGCGTGCTGCGAAGCGCCTCGGCTCGACCGAGCTCGCCATCGCGCAAGCGCGCATCGCCGTGAACCGCAAGGCCGGAAACGCAGGCGCGCTAATCAGCGCTGCCGGCGGGCGTAGCGACGCCGGCCTGACATTCAGCCGCATCCAGTATCTACGTCGTGCGGATAAGACATCCGAAGCCGCGCAGCTGATGCTATCGGCTCCGCGCGATGCCGATGTCATCCTCAACACCGACGAATGGTGGATCGAGCGCCGCTTACTCGCGCGCAAACTTCTCGACGAAGGCAACGCGCAAGCCGCCTATCGCATCGCGAGCGGTGCGGCACGTCCCGAGAAGAAAACGCTGCAGACCGAGCAATCTTTTACGGCCGGCTGGATCGCGCTGCGCTTCCTGAAAGATGCATCGAGCGCGCAGCGTCACTTTGCCGAGATTTTGAAGTTCGATAAGCACCCGACCTCAATGGCGCGCGCGCACTACTGGCTCGGCCGCACCGCCGAAACCGCAGGCCGCAGCGGCGAAGCGCAGAGCCACTATCAGCAAGCCGCCCAGCATTCGGCCGCATACTACGGTCAGCTAGCGCGCGCTCGCATCGGCCATCGCGAGATGACGGTGCGTCGCCCCAACCGTTCGGGCGGCCGCACGGTGGACCTCGCCCGCGCCCTCGACCTCATCTACCTCACCGGCAACCGCGATCTCGCGATCACCTTCTGCGCCGATCTCGAACGCGTCGGCGACTCCGATGCGCTCGCGGCGCTCGGCGAAGTCGCCATGAAGCACAACGATCCGCGTGCCACGATGATGATCGGCAAGGCCGCGATCGCACGCGGCCTGCCCTTCGATCACTACGCGTTCCCGACCTCCGGCATTCCGAAATACGCATCGATCGGCAATGACGCGGACAAGTCGACAGTCTTCGCCATCGCGCGCCAGGAGAGCGCATTCAATTCGCGCGCGATTTCGAGCGCACGCGCCATGGGCCTCATGCAGGTGATGCCCGGCACCGGCCGCATGGTCGCCAAGAAGCACGGCGTCGCCTTCTCGGAGTCGAAGCTCCTCAACGACGCGGCCTTCAACGCGCAGGTTGGTGCCGCCGAGCTTGGTGCACTCCTGCAGGATTTCGGCGGCAGCCACGTCCTCACCTTCGCGGCCTACAACGCGGGCCGCGGACGCGCGCGCGAATGGATCCAAAAGTACGGTGATCCGCGCGATCCGGATGTCGACGTCGTCGATTGGGTCGAGCGCATTCCGTTCTCCGAGACGCGCAACTACGTCCAGCGTGTGATGGAGAATATGCAGGTGTACAAAGCCCGCTTCGGCGCAACACGCCTTGCCATCGACAGCGATATGCGCGGCAGCCGCACGCAGTAA
- a CDS encoding alpha/beta fold hydrolase, whose amino-acid sequence MTEPKSHFIEAADGLKLHAVEYGVDNGGLPVVCLPGLARTVGDFAGIARALAADGRRVVVIEYRGRGLSGYDSNLANYNPLIEIRDALTVFDTLSVSRAVFVGTSRGGILTMLMAPTEGSRIAGVVLNDIGPELMIEGLVRIKGYVGKLPQPKSIDDGAAILKELFEVQFPNYTAADWLGSAELTWREENGTLKLSYDPNLSVTVKDVEPDQTPPTMWDQFDALKSKPLMLVRGALTDLISSATAKKMAERHPGMELIEIADEGHPVRLDRPEVAERIKAFVRACDV is encoded by the coding sequence ATGACCGAACCGAAGAGCCATTTCATCGAAGCCGCCGACGGGCTCAAACTTCACGCCGTCGAGTACGGCGTCGACAATGGCGGGCTTCCGGTCGTTTGTCTTCCAGGGCTTGCCCGCACGGTCGGCGACTTTGCCGGCATCGCGCGCGCATTAGCAGCCGACGGCCGGCGCGTCGTCGTGATTGAGTACCGCGGCCGCGGCCTCTCCGGCTACGATTCCAATCTGGCGAACTACAATCCGCTCATCGAAATCCGCGACGCGCTGACGGTGTTCGATACGCTCAGCGTCTCGCGCGCCGTGTTCGTCGGCACCTCGCGCGGCGGCATCCTCACCATGCTGATGGCGCCGACCGAAGGCAGCCGCATCGCGGGTGTCGTGCTCAACGACATCGGCCCCGAGCTGATGATCGAGGGTCTCGTTCGCATCAAGGGATACGTCGGGAAACTCCCGCAGCCGAAATCGATCGACGACGGCGCCGCGATCTTGAAGGAATTGTTCGAGGTACAGTTCCCGAACTACACCGCCGCCGACTGGCTCGGCAGTGCAGAGCTTACGTGGCGTGAAGAGAACGGCACCCTTAAGCTATCCTACGACCCGAACCTCTCCGTGACTGTGAAGGACGTTGAGCCGGACCAGACGCCGCCCACGATGTGGGACCAGTTCGACGCGCTGAAGAGCAAACCGCTCATGCTCGTGCGCGGTGCGCTGACCGACCTCATCTCGTCAGCAACAGCGAAGAAGATGGCGGAGCGTCATCCTGGCATGGAGCTGATCGAGATCGCCGACGAAGGACATCCCGTGCGTCTCGATCGGCCGGAAGTTGCCGAACGTATCAAGGCGTTCGTACGCGCTTGCGACGTCTAA
- a CDS encoding porin, which translates to MVYTVWRRTGLVWAGAGGSPLAGATLGQNGSAAAGVETGGVPYYGYYRASQYPDIVANLRLDQPWGSAQINAAIHDVSGGCNGSCATGAFGSATGFAIGGGVKFNLPFAAGDELWIQGTYADGATSYLGPYKPYGTDGVAVIRGDAANGSGKFTTALLADAAIGIDGKVNTVKGYQFTVAGQHFWTPSLRTSVFGGYLKLDYSGAATDAVCTAYVAGGTKASKAGCNPDVAIWQIGSRTIWTPVTNLDIGVEVLYSKIDQNHTGSWDFSKASLGGNSTGLYQARDVGIWQGTLRVTRSFWP; encoded by the coding sequence TTGGTTTATACAGTTTGGCGTCGCACGGGGCTTGTTTGGGCCGGCGCTGGCGGTAGCCCGCTCGCTGGTGCAACGCTCGGCCAAAACGGTTCCGCGGCTGCTGGCGTCGAAACCGGTGGCGTTCCTTACTACGGCTACTATCGCGCCTCTCAGTATCCGGACATCGTTGCCAATCTGCGTCTCGACCAGCCGTGGGGTTCGGCTCAAATCAATGCCGCAATCCACGACGTCTCCGGCGGCTGCAACGGTTCTTGCGCAACCGGAGCCTTCGGCAGCGCAACTGGCTTTGCAATCGGTGGAGGTGTGAAGTTCAACCTGCCGTTCGCGGCGGGCGACGAACTCTGGATCCAGGGCACGTATGCTGATGGTGCGACGTCCTACCTCGGACCTTATAAGCCCTACGGTACCGACGGCGTTGCGGTTATCCGTGGCGACGCGGCTAACGGTAGCGGCAAGTTCACGACCGCGCTCCTCGCGGATGCCGCGATCGGCATCGATGGCAAGGTCAACACCGTCAAGGGCTACCAGTTCACTGTTGCGGGCCAGCACTTCTGGACACCGTCGCTGCGGACTTCCGTGTTTGGTGGCTACTTGAAGCTCGACTACTCGGGCGCGGCGACCGACGCGGTCTGCACCGCATACGTCGCAGGCGGCACCAAGGCGTCGAAAGCTGGCTGCAATCCGGATGTTGCTATCTGGCAGATCGGTTCGCGTACGATTTGGACCCCGGTGACGAACCTCGATATCGGCGTCGAAGTCCTTTATTCCAAGATCGATCAGAATCACACCGGCAGCTGGGATTTCTCCAAGGCCAGCCTTGGCGGCAATTCGACTGGCCTCTACCAGGCTAGGGACGTCGGCATCTGGCAGGGCACGCTGCGCGTCACGCGCTCGTTCTGGCCCTGA
- a CDS encoding glycosyltransferase family 2 protein, with protein sequence MSDSYSVDLVIPCYQEEDALPQTLPIILDYMRAVLNRENIAAQSFRILLVDDGSEDRTWEIIVGLTKANPEVCGVKLSRNCGHQNAMLAGLSSSAADVVITMDVDLQDDIEAIADMLLEYQRGSDLVLGVRDDRASDTAFKRTTANSYYRLLSLMGVPAVENHADYRLMSRRALVALLAHNETNLFLRGLIPKIGFKTTLIPYLRKAREHGTTKYTLRKMLRLALDGITSFSVVPLRAISALGILIFIVSLFASAWVFATAILLPDRVVPGWASTALPTFFLGGVQLLALGVIGEYIGKIYLETKRRPRFFVEESILK encoded by the coding sequence ATGTCAGACTCCTACTCGGTCGATCTGGTCATCCCTTGTTACCAAGAGGAAGACGCACTTCCTCAAACACTGCCGATAATCCTGGACTACATGCGCGCCGTGTTGAACCGCGAGAATATCGCAGCTCAAAGCTTCCGCATTCTTCTCGTCGACGATGGTAGTGAAGACAGGACTTGGGAAATCATCGTAGGGCTGACCAAAGCGAACCCGGAAGTCTGCGGTGTGAAGCTCTCGCGGAACTGCGGCCACCAGAACGCAATGTTGGCCGGGTTGAGCAGCTCAGCGGCGGATGTCGTGATCACCATGGATGTCGACCTTCAAGATGACATCGAAGCCATTGCGGACATGCTCCTCGAGTATCAGCGCGGCAGCGATCTCGTTCTGGGCGTTAGAGACGATAGGGCGTCGGACACGGCTTTCAAGCGGACCACGGCCAACAGTTATTATCGCCTTCTTTCGCTCATGGGTGTTCCCGCTGTCGAGAACCACGCCGACTACCGGTTGATGTCGCGGCGCGCGCTCGTGGCGCTGCTGGCGCATAACGAAACCAATCTGTTCCTGAGAGGGCTGATCCCCAAGATCGGGTTCAAGACGACTTTGATCCCGTATCTGCGCAAGGCGCGCGAGCACGGAACCACGAAGTACACATTGCGTAAAATGCTTCGCCTCGCACTCGATGGGATCACCTCGTTCTCCGTCGTGCCGTTGCGGGCAATATCGGCGCTCGGGATCCTGATTTTCATCGTGTCGCTATTTGCGTCGGCTTGGGTTTTCGCGACCGCAATTTTGTTGCCTGACCGTGTCGTTCCCGGCTGGGCATCGACCGCGCTGCCGACGTTCTTTCTCGGCGGCGTTCAACTTTTGGCGCTTGGTGTCATCGGCGAATACATCGGTAAGATCTATTTAGAGACAAAACGCCGTCCGCGTTTTTTTGTAGAGGAAAGCATTCTGAAATAA
- a CDS encoding HlyD family type I secretion periplasmic adaptor subunit, translated as MAKVSAEHSLAMHGRIFALSFIALVGGSIALATGIDASGAIIAAGNLVVDSELKKVQHPSGGVVTEILINEGTKVAQGDIVMRLDPTVAKATLNAVTKDLWELAARKARLEAEREGEGELAFPPELTEAASDPALAGILVGEQRLFRSRNDTNSGQKAQLRERIDQLKQETNGIKGQLEAKRKELELIGRELEGVNELWEKKLVPITRVTILEREKARLGGETGRLEAAFAQTRGKISETELQIIQVDQTMRSDIGKELADIRAKMSELTEKRTAALDQSQRIDIRAPQSGTVLQLSVHTVGGVVAGGEQLMQIVPEADRLTVEARIRPADIDRVQVGQSASLRFSNVDRRTTPEFDGTVVRVSADAVKDDRVDEPYFVVRVRFDRGEAPEALKLVPGMPLEVFIRTDSRSLMSYIVKPLTDQVRHAFRER; from the coding sequence ATGGCTAAAGTCTCTGCTGAACATTCGCTGGCCATGCACGGGCGCATCTTCGCGCTCTCGTTCATCGCGCTCGTCGGCGGCAGCATCGCGCTGGCGACCGGCATCGATGCGTCCGGTGCGATCATCGCGGCGGGCAATCTCGTCGTCGATAGCGAGCTGAAGAAGGTGCAGCATCCCTCGGGCGGCGTTGTGACGGAGATCCTCATCAACGAAGGCACAAAGGTCGCGCAAGGCGATATCGTCATGCGGCTTGATCCGACGGTTGCGAAAGCGACGCTCAACGCGGTGACGAAAGATTTGTGGGAGCTTGCGGCGCGTAAAGCCCGGCTAGAAGCCGAGCGGGAGGGCGAGGGCGAACTCGCATTTCCGCCGGAGCTGACGGAAGCCGCATCCGATCCGGCGTTGGCAGGAATCCTGGTGGGAGAGCAACGTCTATTCCGGTCGCGTAACGACACGAACTCCGGTCAGAAAGCGCAGCTGCGTGAACGGATCGATCAGCTGAAGCAAGAGACCAACGGGATCAAAGGGCAGCTCGAGGCCAAGCGCAAAGAACTCGAACTCATCGGACGCGAACTCGAAGGTGTGAACGAACTTTGGGAGAAGAAGCTCGTGCCGATCACCCGCGTCACGATTTTGGAGCGGGAGAAGGCGCGTCTCGGCGGCGAGACCGGGCGGCTCGAAGCGGCCTTCGCGCAGACGCGCGGCAAAATTTCCGAGACGGAGCTGCAGATCATCCAGGTCGATCAAACGATGCGCAGCGACATCGGCAAGGAACTCGCCGACATTCGCGCGAAGATGTCGGAACTGACTGAGAAGCGCACAGCCGCGCTCGACCAGAGCCAGCGCATCGATATCCGCGCGCCCCAGTCAGGCACCGTACTGCAGCTCTCGGTGCATACGGTCGGCGGTGTGGTCGCGGGCGGCGAGCAGTTGATGCAGATTGTGCCGGAGGCCGATCGCCTGACGGTCGAGGCTCGGATCCGGCCGGCGGATATCGACCGCGTTCAGGTCGGCCAATCCGCCAGCTTGCGATTTTCCAATGTCGACCGGCGGACGACCCCGGAATTCGATGGCACGGTGGTTCGGGTCAGCGCCGACGCCGTGAAGGACGATCGCGTCGACGAGCCGTATTTCGTTGTCCGCGTGCGCTTCGACCGCGGCGAGGCCCCCGAAGCGCTCAAGCTGGTGCCCGGAATGCCGCTGGAGGTGTTCATTCGCACCGACAGCCGGTCGCTGATGAGCTACATCGTCAAACCGCTGACCGACCAGGTCCGACACGCTTTTAGGGAGCGATAG
- a CDS encoding type I secretion system permease/ATPase — translation MRSLLRPLMRPLGVVAAASAAINILMLTGPWFMLQVYDRVLSSRSGATLLGLCLFALVLFLFQGLFDGLRGRMLISFGRLLADRLAPRSFDIVTQAPGQEGVQAVRDTDTLRSFVGNGLPAYFDLPWTPVYAALCFAFHPALGAAVLAGGILIALLAWLADRTTRRPVREGVERAVKRNQFMEATRRNGLVAKALGMHGSLRRLWQVKSDDQFDRQDTGYTVTGDLGALTRLLRTILQSGVLALGAWLVLQREASGGIMLAATILTIRALAPVEQAMSQWRNFVAARQAWQRLNESLEAYPEPASPTPLPLPSRELSVAGVSIAAPGSERPLVANVTFSLKAGSALGIIGPSGSGKSSLARALVGAWPTARGVIRLDGGTFDQWSRDALGSAVGYLPQDVELLTGTVAQNIARFNEDASSVALQKAAAEADVHELILRLPQGYDTEVGDSGLSLSGGQRQRIGLARALFGKPFLVVLDEPNSNLDAAGEQALTRAIVNLRMRGSIVIVIAHRSSALAAVDHLMVLNEGHVQAFGPRDKVLASLGAQPMPQPAAAAAPSAQAEANPKPQKAQRQRSRVTKEAADG, via the coding sequence TGCTATCGAGCCGCAGCGGCGCAACGCTGCTCGGCCTCTGCCTCTTTGCGCTCGTGTTGTTTCTGTTTCAGGGATTATTCGACGGCTTGCGCGGACGGATGCTGATCAGCTTCGGCCGCTTGCTCGCCGATCGTTTGGCGCCGCGCAGCTTCGATATTGTCACGCAGGCGCCCGGGCAGGAGGGTGTGCAGGCAGTCCGCGACACCGACACGCTGCGCAGCTTCGTTGGCAATGGCCTGCCGGCATACTTCGATCTACCGTGGACGCCGGTTTATGCAGCGCTCTGCTTTGCTTTTCATCCGGCGCTCGGCGCCGCCGTGCTTGCAGGCGGCATTCTGATCGCGCTGCTGGCGTGGCTCGCCGATCGCACGACGCGACGCCCGGTTCGTGAAGGCGTCGAGCGTGCCGTCAAGCGCAATCAATTCATGGAGGCAACGCGTCGCAATGGATTGGTCGCCAAAGCGCTCGGCATGCACGGCAGCCTGCGCCGGCTATGGCAGGTGAAGAGCGACGACCAATTCGACCGTCAGGACACGGGCTACACAGTCACGGGCGATCTCGGAGCGTTGACGCGGCTGCTGCGGACCATCCTACAGTCGGGTGTGTTGGCTCTCGGTGCTTGGCTTGTCCTGCAACGCGAGGCGTCCGGGGGCATCATGCTGGCGGCGACGATCCTGACCATCCGTGCGCTGGCGCCGGTGGAGCAAGCGATGTCGCAGTGGCGCAATTTCGTTGCCGCGCGCCAAGCTTGGCAGCGGCTCAATGAATCGCTCGAAGCCTATCCGGAGCCTGCGAGCCCGACACCGTTGCCGCTGCCGTCGCGCGAGCTGTCGGTTGCGGGCGTGTCGATCGCGGCGCCGGGTTCGGAGCGGCCGTTGGTCGCCAACGTGACCTTCTCACTCAAAGCCGGGAGCGCGCTTGGCATCATCGGGCCGAGCGGGTCGGGAAAATCGTCGCTGGCGCGCGCGTTGGTCGGCGCGTGGCCGACGGCGCGCGGGGTCATCCGGCTCGATGGCGGGACGTTCGATCAATGGTCTCGCGACGCGCTGGGATCTGCGGTCGGATACTTGCCGCAAGATGTCGAACTGCTGACCGGCACAGTCGCGCAGAATATCGCGCGCTTCAACGAAGACGCCTCCAGCGTCGCGTTGCAGAAAGCAGCAGCGGAAGCCGACGTGCACGAGCTCATTCTGCGATTGCCGCAAGGCTACGACACGGAAGTCGGCGACAGCGGTTTGTCGCTTTCGGGTGGTCAACGACAGCGTATCGGACTTGCGCGTGCGTTGTTCGGCAAGCCGTTCCTGGTCGTGCTCGACGAGCCGAACTCGAACCTCGATGCGGCGGGTGAGCAAGCGCTGACGCGCGCGATTGTCAATCTGCGCATGCGCGGCAGCATCGTCATCGTGATCGCGCATCGCTCTAGCGCGCTTGCTGCGGTCGATCACCTGATGGTGCTCAACGAAGGTCACGTGCAGGCTTTCGGCCCACGCGACAAAGTTCTTGCGAGCCTCGGCGCGCAACCGATGCCGCAGCCGGCAGCGGCCGCGGCGCCGTCCGCGCAGGCTGAGGCAAATCCGAAGCCGCAAAAAGCGCAGCGTCAACGATCCCGCGTCACCAAGGAGGCGGCTGATGGCTAA